A window of Microcystis aeruginosa FD4 contains these coding sequences:
- a CDS encoding BRCT domain-containing protein — protein sequence MLNELIYEGLGLSVVFGGLFLWSRSSLVSKNTALLAAQAQLQQSNSDLLAQVKGLDVAQSDLKDENQQLHAKIIHIEQHSAQLQHKATDLENSLQSLQQAVQIGEGEIEHLKTTAKEIEAEKAGLMEQLEAEKAQITSLEAQIQTLEQQKGEINRQFDLTKKQTTSLYSQIQTLEEDKTFLQQDLEKAEEFKVKVADLEHKNLELSDLAAQIPSLQGQIQTLEQNLAHQTEQYERGQQEIASLQGQITWLEQEKKSLSEDLAASQTRSLSLGQECDNLTIKLQETFAQVTAITAEKDSLGAHLEAAKLELQALEVQKGELSAQLTTAAEKIADLEGQLQELTQLPPQLTTAAEKIADLEGQLQELTQLPQQLETYRENISNLEIQLHQLSAEKDQLETTTSRHIDELSQQNRQLTQGLEVQKTAAKALEKEKIKFESELTTKQQEIATLEVQIQNLQQERDDFFPQTAPITTNEPEAIISETPVVEEPETPPVVAEETPIVEEPETPPVVAEETPVVTAEKITVADTSLEVQPAAKIVQTSQKSAENTLRGKSVVILGTFSKISREKAKSLIINVGGTVTGSPSANTDYILLGKAPGEKLKKAQKLGIKTLSEAQFLQMVES from the coding sequence ATGCTCAACGAATTAATTTATGAAGGATTAGGTTTAAGTGTTGTTTTCGGAGGACTATTCCTCTGGTCGCGCTCTAGTCTCGTCAGCAAAAATACCGCCCTTTTAGCCGCACAAGCGCAATTACAGCAAAGTAACTCAGATTTGTTGGCTCAAGTCAAGGGTTTAGACGTGGCGCAATCAGATTTAAAAGACGAAAATCAGCAGCTGCACGCCAAAATAATTCACATAGAACAACATTCCGCCCAATTACAGCACAAAGCTACGGATTTAGAAAATTCTCTCCAGTCCCTCCAGCAAGCTGTGCAGATAGGTGAGGGTGAAATCGAACACCTGAAAACCACCGCTAAGGAAATAGAAGCGGAGAAAGCTGGTTTGATGGAGCAGTTAGAGGCAGAAAAAGCCCAAATTACTAGCCTAGAGGCACAGATTCAAACTTTAGAGCAGCAAAAAGGCGAAATTAACCGTCAATTTGATTTGACCAAAAAACAGACCACCTCTCTCTATAGTCAAATTCAGACCCTAGAAGAGGATAAAACTTTCTTACAGCAAGATCTAGAAAAAGCCGAGGAATTCAAGGTCAAAGTGGCCGATTTAGAGCATAAAAATCTGGAATTAAGCGATTTAGCCGCCCAAATTCCCAGCTTGCAAGGTCAAATTCAAACCTTAGAACAGAATCTAGCTCACCAAACAGAACAGTATGAGCGAGGACAGCAAGAAATAGCCAGCTTACAGGGTCAAATTACCTGGTTAGAACAGGAAAAAAAGTCTCTCAGCGAAGATTTAGCCGCAAGTCAAACTCGATCGCTCTCTTTAGGGCAAGAATGCGACAATTTAACTATAAAACTGCAAGAAACCTTCGCTCAAGTGACAGCTATAACCGCCGAAAAGGACAGTCTCGGCGCTCATCTCGAAGCAGCTAAACTGGAGTTACAAGCTTTAGAAGTCCAGAAAGGGGAATTATCGGCACAATTAACCACTGCTGCCGAAAAAATTGCTGATTTAGAAGGGCAATTACAGGAATTAACCCAATTACCGCCACAATTAACCACTGCTGCCGAAAAAATTGCTGATTTAGAAGGGCAATTACAGGAATTAACCCAGTTACCCCAACAGTTAGAAACCTATCGGGAAAATATTTCTAATTTAGAGATTCAACTACACCAGTTAAGTGCCGAAAAAGACCAATTAGAAACCACAACTTCCCGTCATATCGATGAATTAAGCCAACAAAATCGCCAACTAACTCAAGGTTTAGAAGTCCAAAAAACGGCAGCTAAAGCTTTAGAAAAGGAAAAAATTAAGTTTGAGAGTGAGTTAACAACTAAGCAACAAGAAATCGCCACTTTAGAGGTTCAAATTCAAAACCTACAACAAGAAAGAGACGATTTCTTTCCACAAACTGCCCCTATTACCACCAATGAACCGGAAGCAATTATTAGTGAAACTCCCGTAGTAGAAGAACCGGAAACTCCCCCAGTGGTTGCCGAGGAGACTCCTATAGTAGAAGAACCGGAAACTCCCCCAGTGGTTGCCGAGGAGACTCCTGTGGTGACAGCAGAAAAAATCACGGTTGCCGATACAAGTTTAGAAGTGCAACCCGCAGCAAAGATAGTCCAGACGAGTCAAAAATCCGCAGAAAATACCCTAAGGGGAAAAAGCGTAGTTATACTAGGAACCTTCAGCAAAATCAGTCGCGAGAAAGCGAAATCATTGATTATTAATGTCGGTGGTACTGTTACCGGTTCCCCCAGTGCGAACACTGATTATATTCTCCTCGGTAAAGCTCCCGGCGAAAAACTCAAAAAGGCTCAAAAATTAGGCATTAAAACCCTTTCAGAAGCCCAATTTCTGCAAATGGTAGAATCCTAA
- the cobS gene encoding adenosylcobinamide-GDP ribazoletransferase, producing the protein MGRFTTILNFICQEIRSFLGAIAFYTIIPVPIAWPDFGRIARWIPLVGLFLGLILVWLDITLAGLGMPPLTRAVVLVGVWVYLTGGLHLDGVSDTTDGLAVTDPQRRLAVMADSVTGAFGVMAVTMVLLLKIAALTDLSDNRALALILAPIWGRWGQVMAIALYPYLKPTGKGAFHKVAFCLPWDCGGVIWGLIALFGGLRWGIIAISTGIALALLTGYWLYRRLWGHTGDTYGAVVEWTEALFLVLLTIIT; encoded by the coding sequence TTGGGGAGATTTACTACCATACTTAATTTCATTTGTCAAGAAATTCGCTCATTTTTAGGTGCGATCGCTTTTTACACGATTATTCCCGTTCCGATTGCTTGGCCTGATTTTGGCAGAATTGCCCGATGGATTCCCCTAGTGGGCTTATTTTTGGGTTTAATTCTGGTTTGGCTCGATATAACTCTAGCCGGTCTGGGAATGCCCCCCTTAACTCGTGCGGTTGTCCTTGTGGGAGTTTGGGTTTATCTAACGGGAGGACTACACCTTGATGGAGTTAGTGACACGACCGATGGTTTAGCTGTCACCGACCCCCAGCGTCGTTTAGCGGTCATGGCCGATAGTGTTACCGGGGCCTTTGGAGTCATGGCCGTGACTATGGTTTTGCTGTTAAAAATCGCCGCTTTGACTGATTTAAGCGATAATCGAGCTTTAGCTCTAATTTTAGCACCAATTTGGGGACGTTGGGGGCAAGTAATGGCGATCGCTCTTTATCCCTACCTCAAACCCACCGGCAAGGGAGCCTTTCATAAAGTGGCTTTTTGTCTGCCCTGGGACTGTGGGGGAGTAATTTGGGGATTAATCGCCCTATTTGGCGGTCTAAGATGGGGAATAATCGCCATTAGCACCGGAATCGCCCTCGCTCTGCTTACTGGTTACTGGTTATATCGTCGTCTTTGGGGTCACACTGGCGATACCTACGGTGCGGTAGTGGAGTGGACAGAGGCTCTATTCTTGGTTTTGTTGACAATAATTACCTAA
- a CDS encoding PPC domain-containing protein — MTRFPLTGRYSGLCVLLTLFWLSGQSLPMRAEKIYNPVPLILNKEINDTLTDKDIPTGEGGFARDYTVDLDKDDQVAIDLKSENFDGVLILLAADGSTVAENDDGPDGGTNALLFARITESGKYIIRVRAFGETGGGKFTLKLTRLRAVEGKN, encoded by the coding sequence ATGACAAGATTTCCTTTGACTGGTCGCTATTCTGGTTTATGCGTCTTACTCACTTTATTCTGGTTAAGCGGTCAATCTTTACCGATGCGAGCAGAAAAAATCTATAATCCCGTCCCCTTAATCCTCAATAAAGAAATTAACGATACTCTCACCGACAAAGATATTCCCACGGGTGAAGGGGGGTTTGCTAGGGATTATACCGTAGATTTGGACAAGGACGATCAGGTAGCCATCGATCTCAAATCGGAAAATTTTGATGGGGTGTTAATTCTCCTGGCCGCCGATGGTTCCACTGTAGCGGAAAATGATGATGGTCCCGATGGTGGCACTAATGCCCTCCTTTTTGCGCGCATTACCGAGTCGGGTAAGTATATTATTCGGGTGAGAGCTTTCGGAGAAACCGGTGGGGGAAAATTTACCCTGAAATTAACCCGTTTACGGGCCGTGGAGGGCAAAAATTAA
- a CDS encoding Uma2 family endonuclease encodes MVQAPIEPQLFYPDSDGKPMADNTVQYRWIVRLVANLRYLFKEQTVFVAGDLLWYPQQVTVPPAPRQAPDAMVVFGRPPGERGSYKQWEEDNIAPQVVFEILSPSNSAREMLKKQSFYREHGVLEMFFYDPDSHDFWGLVRANQQEDFFPVTALNFPWTSPILGIRFEMFEEGLEVFYPDGERFKDPETLFEERNQAQQERNQAQQERDQAQQERNQAQQERNQAQQERDRAFARLRELGIDPTEL; translated from the coding sequence ATGGTTCAAGCACCCATCGAACCCCAACTTTTCTATCCTGACTCCGACGGTAAACCCATGGCCGACAACACAGTTCAATATCGCTGGATTGTTCGCTTGGTTGCCAATCTCAGGTATTTATTTAAGGAGCAAACCGTCTTTGTCGCCGGGGATTTGCTCTGGTATCCCCAGCAGGTAACTGTACCACCCGCTCCTCGTCAAGCTCCCGATGCCATGGTGGTTTTCGGCCGGCCACCGGGTGAGCGGGGCAGCTATAAACAATGGGAAGAAGACAATATTGCTCCCCAAGTAGTGTTTGAAATCCTCTCTCCGAGCAATAGTGCCAGGGAAATGCTCAAAAAGCAGTCTTTCTATCGGGAGCATGGGGTATTAGAAATGTTTTTCTATGACCCAGACTCCCATGATTTCTGGGGATTGGTGCGGGCTAATCAGCAAGAGGATTTTTTCCCGGTGACGGCTTTGAATTTTCCTTGGACTTCCCCAATCCTAGGGATTCGCTTTGAGATGTTTGAAGAGGGTTTAGAGGTCTTTTATCCCGATGGGGAACGATTTAAAGACCCTGAAACCCTCTTTGAGGAACGCAACCAAGCACAACAAGAACGCAACCAAGCACAACAAGAACGCGACCAAGCGCAACAAGAACGCAACCAAGCGCAACAAGAACGCAACCAAGCACAACAGGAACGTGATCGCGCTTTTGCCCGATTACGGGAATTGGGCATTGACCCGACCGAGTTGTGA
- a CDS encoding PEP-CTERM sorting domain-containing protein, with amino-acid sequence MDSLGASLSDGASDPHYSIVSPSGAGIVINQANIPSSYVANTSTSRWIWQQADGQPANVTRTFRTTFDLTGLNPSTASIVGTWAADNFLDQILINGVSIGTIPNNLGGFNFTSFMGFNVNSGFQAGINTLDFVVRDIGMIAGFRIGEISGTAQPISLSQSVPEPSTILGLGLLGFGAFFNRQLSQGKKSKQED; translated from the coding sequence GTGGATAGTCTTGGTGCATCCCTTAGTGATGGTGCATCTGATCCTCATTACAGTATTGTGAGTCCTTCAGGTGCTGGAATTGTCATTAATCAGGCTAATATACCTAGTAGTTACGTTGCTAATACTTCAACCTCTCGCTGGATTTGGCAACAAGCTGATGGTCAACCCGCAAATGTCACCCGAACCTTCAGGACAACTTTCGACCTAACTGGACTCAACCCAAGTACAGCTTCGATCGTGGGTACATGGGCTGCGGACAATTTTCTCGATCAAATCTTAATTAACGGAGTTAGCATTGGGACAATTCCTAACAATCTTGGTGGTTTTAATTTTACCTCTTTTATGGGTTTCAACGTTAACAGTGGGTTTCAAGCAGGCATCAACACTCTTGATTTTGTTGTTCGAGATATTGGTATGATTGCAGGATTTCGGATTGGAGAAATTTCGGGTACTGCCCAACCAATATCCCTATCCCAATCCGTCCCTGAACCTAGCACAATTCTGGGCTTAGGTTTATTGGGATTTGGCGCTTTCTTCAATCGCCAACTATCTCAAGGGAAGAAGTCAAAACAGGAGGATTGA
- a CDS encoding DUF3782 domain-containing protein, whose translation MATTSEDVWRLLAELATAQKETDKQLKETDLLLKEVSQQQKKTDKQLKELGQQIGGLGAKFGSFTEGLALPSMETILRQRFGMEVVSPSVRVSKNGQHLEIDVLAYTNGELNTAYIVEVKSHAREESISQLKSILLRFRRFFPEHKDKKLYGILAAVHLSSELREKILQEGFYVARIHDQVFELDIPDNFQPRLY comes from the coding sequence ATGGCAACTACATCCGAAGACGTATGGCGACTCTTAGCCGAATTAGCGACTGCTCAAAAAGAAACTGACAAACAACTGAAGGAGACTGACCTACTATTGAAGGAAGTTAGTCAGCAACAGAAGAAAACTGACAAACAACTCAAAGAATTAGGTCAGCAAATTGGGGGACTCGGTGCCAAATTCGGCAGCTTTACCGAAGGACTTGCCCTTCCTTCAATGGAAACGATTCTCAGACAACGCTTTGGTATGGAAGTTGTTAGTCCTAGTGTGCGAGTCAGTAAAAATGGACAACACCTAGAAATTGATGTTCTTGCCTATACTAATGGTGAGCTAAATACTGCTTATATCGTCGAGGTTAAAAGTCATGCTAGAGAGGAGTCTATTTCACAATTAAAAAGTATTTTGCTACGGTTTCGCCGCTTTTTCCCTGAACACAAAGATAAAAAACTCTATGGCATATTAGCGGCGGTTCATTTATCATCAGAATTACGGGAAAAAATTCTGCAAGAAGGGTTTTATGTGGCTCGGATTCATGACCAAGTATTTGAATTGGATATTCCCGATAATTTTCAACCTCGACTTTATTAA
- a CDS encoding Uma2 family endonuclease, translating into MVQAPIEPQLFYPDSDGKPMADNTVQYRWIVRLVANLKYLFKEQTVFVAGDLLWYPQQVTVPPAPRQAPDAMVVFGRPPGERGSYKQWEEDNIAPQVVFEILSPSNSAREMLKKQSFYREHGVLEMFFYDPDSHDFWGLVRANQQEDFFPVTALNFPWTSPILGIRFEMFEEGLEVFYPNGERFKDPETLFEERNQAQQERDQAQQERDRAFARLRELGIDPTEL; encoded by the coding sequence ATGGTTCAAGCACCCATCGAACCCCAACTTTTCTATCCTGACTCCGACGGTAAACCCATGGCCGACAACACAGTTCAATATCGCTGGATTGTTCGCTTGGTTGCCAATCTCAAGTATTTATTCAAAGAGCAAACCGTCTTTGTCGCCGGAGATTTGCTCTGGTATCCCCAGCAGGTAACTGTACCACCCGCTCCTCGTCAAGCTCCCGATGCCATGGTGGTTTTCGGTCGTCCACCGGGTGAGCGCGGCAGCTATAAACAATGGGAAGAAGACAATATTGCTCCCCAGGTGGTGTTTGAAATCCTCTCTCCGAGCAATAGTGCCAGGGAAATGCTCAAAAAGCAGTCTTTCTATCGGGAGCATGGGGTACTAGAGATGTTTTTCTATGACCCAGACTCCCATGATTTCTGGGGATTGGTGCGGGCCAATCAGCAAGAGGATTTTTTCCCGGTGACGGCTTTGAATTTTCCTTGGACTTCCCCAATACTAGGGATTCGCTTTGAGATGTTTGAAGAGGGTTTAGAGGTCTTTTATCCCAATGGGGAACGATTTAAAGACCCTGAAACCCTCTTTGAGGAACGCAACCAAGCACAACAAGAACGCGACCAAGCACAACAAGAACGCGATCGCGCTTTTGCCCGATTACGGGAATTGGGCATTGACCCGACCGAGTTGTGA
- the rpsF gene encoding 30S ribosomal protein S6, whose protein sequence is MSNNYETLYILRPDLGEEVVQQQVERYRTLISEHSATDIQVKVWGKKRLAYPIKKLNDGVYVQMNYQATGKQVAPMERTMRLSDEVIRYLTLKLDRVVAPPADLSPLTEIPPSPITEAVVEDDGISAED, encoded by the coding sequence ATGAGCAATAACTACGAAACTCTTTACATTCTCCGTCCCGATTTAGGGGAAGAAGTCGTTCAGCAACAAGTGGAACGTTATCGGACTCTGATTAGCGAACACAGCGCCACAGACATTCAAGTTAAGGTGTGGGGTAAAAAACGTCTGGCCTATCCCATCAAAAAACTCAATGATGGTGTCTATGTGCAGATGAATTATCAGGCAACCGGCAAACAAGTCGCCCCCATGGAACGCACCATGCGTTTAAGTGATGAGGTTATTCGTTATTTAACCCTAAAACTCGATCGCGTGGTAGCCCCCCCTGCCGATTTATCTCCCTTAACGGAAATTCCGCCCTCTCCTATCACCGAAGCGGTGGTGGAAGATGACGGTATCTCCGCTGAAGATTAA
- a CDS encoding fumarylacetoacetate hydrolase family protein produces the protein MAQRYVRVKHRQGQIFYGLLQLNRSVAVFDAPPWQGGQLTKLELESDSYQLLAPCFPSKIIAVGKNYRAHAAEMGTPVPEEPLLFLKPPTTIIADGETIFYPPQSQRVDYEGELALIIGETAKNCTTAQARSKIWGYTIANDVTARDLQKKDSQWTRAKGFDSFCPLGPWIVRELSIGAQLTTFLNDGSEPKQSSYLSDMVFPPDVLVAYISQVMTLLPGDVILTGTPEGIGPLQVGDKVRVEIEGIGVLENSVMAAASISDN, from the coding sequence ATGGCGCAACGCTATGTACGAGTGAAACATCGTCAAGGACAAATCTTCTACGGACTGTTACAGCTAAACCGTAGCGTTGCTGTCTTTGATGCCCCTCCCTGGCAAGGAGGGCAACTAACCAAGCTAGAATTAGAATCTGATAGCTACCAACTATTAGCCCCCTGTTTCCCGTCGAAAATTATTGCCGTGGGCAAAAACTACCGCGCCCACGCCGCCGAGATGGGAACACCTGTACCAGAAGAACCGCTTTTATTTCTCAAGCCACCGACAACAATTATCGCCGATGGTGAAACGATTTTTTATCCGCCCCAATCCCAAAGAGTGGATTATGAGGGAGAATTGGCATTAATTATCGGAGAAACGGCCAAAAACTGCACCACAGCCCAGGCCAGAAGCAAAATCTGGGGTTATACCATTGCTAACGATGTCACCGCTAGGGATTTACAGAAAAAAGATAGCCAATGGACGCGGGCGAAAGGATTTGACAGTTTTTGTCCCCTCGGCCCTTGGATTGTCCGGGAATTGAGTATCGGGGCCCAATTAACCACTTTTCTCAATGATGGCAGCGAACCCAAACAAAGCAGTTATCTCAGTGATATGGTTTTTCCCCCCGATGTCTTGGTGGCTTATATCTCCCAAGTGATGACCCTGCTGCCGGGGGATGTGATTTTAACGGGAACTCCCGAAGGAATCGGACCGCTGCAGGTGGGGGATAAGGTTCGGGTGGAAATAGAAGGCATCGGGGTTTTGGAAAATAGCGTCATGGCAGCAGCATCAATTAGCGATAATTAA
- the tpiA gene encoding triose-phosphate isomerase: protein MPKVVIAGNWKMYKTQREALEFVQDFKSHLEETPDDREVVLCAPFTALAVLSKTLHGGRIRLGAQNVHWEKSGAYTGEISADMLTEIGVHYVVIGHSERRQYFGETDETVNLRVISAQKQGLTPIICVGESKAQRDAGETEKVIIKQIQAGLVNVDQKNLVIAYEPIWAIGTGETCESEEANRVIGLIRQQLDNPEVTIQYGGSVKPDNIDEIMAQSQINGALVGGASLDPAVFARIVNYR from the coding sequence GTGCCGAAAGTTGTTATTGCAGGTAACTGGAAAATGTACAAAACCCAAAGAGAAGCTTTGGAGTTTGTGCAAGATTTTAAATCCCATCTAGAGGAAACCCCCGACGACCGAGAAGTAGTTCTTTGCGCGCCTTTCACAGCTTTAGCTGTCCTCTCTAAAACCCTCCACGGCGGTCGTATTCGCTTGGGGGCGCAAAATGTCCACTGGGAAAAATCGGGGGCTTATACGGGCGAAATCTCGGCGGATATGTTAACCGAAATCGGGGTTCACTATGTGGTTATCGGTCACAGTGAACGCCGGCAATATTTTGGCGAAACCGATGAAACCGTCAATTTAAGGGTTATATCTGCCCAAAAACAGGGTTTAACCCCGATTATCTGTGTGGGAGAAAGTAAAGCCCAAAGAGATGCCGGAGAAACGGAAAAGGTAATTATCAAGCAAATTCAAGCAGGTTTAGTCAATGTTGACCAAAAAAACCTCGTTATCGCCTACGAACCCATCTGGGCGATTGGCACGGGGGAAACCTGCGAAAGCGAGGAAGCGAACCGCGTTATCGGTTTGATTCGGCAACAATTAGACAATCCCGAAGTCACCATTCAGTACGGTGGTTCGGTAAAACCCGATAATATCGATGAAATTATGGCTCAATCGCAGATAAACGGGGCTTTAGTCGGTGGGGCGAGTCTAGACCCCGCCGTATTCGCCCGCATTGTTAATTATCGCTAA
- the cobA gene encoding uroporphyrinogen-III C-methyltransferase, whose translation MSAVVHPRGKVYLLGAGIGQSSFLTLQARAILATAEVLLYDALVDSQIFSLVPKTCVLVDVGKRGGQPGAEQNQINRILVNYCQEGKRVIRLKSGDPGVFGRVYPEMLALKQAGCDFELITGISSALAAPLLAGIPLTEKDISRCFAVLSAHDPESLDWSALAKIDTLVLLMAGQSLGQIIEKLCQNGRNIHDLIAIIRQAGRKDQQIWRGTLENILAQTAGVSLSPSIMVIGQVVDLAIMSSPPPLGGKTIVITRAAEQTSQFSEILQNQGAEVLEMPALEIRPPNRWQGLDDAIGQLKEFDWLILTSANAVNFFFDRLTFWGKDARALATVKIAVVGKKTSQVLHSRGLKADFIPGDFVADALVNEFPDPIRGQKFLFPRVETGGREVLVKELTAKAGQVTEVAAYYSGCPAHMDSRIWEAFRDGKVDIVTFASSKTVQNFYQLLLQETGELSVNSLLEKVCLASIGPQTSKTCQELFGRVDIEAREYTLEGLTSALIESSNR comes from the coding sequence ATGTCAGCAGTCGTCCATCCCCGGGGTAAAGTTTATCTTCTCGGTGCGGGAATCGGCCAGAGCAGTTTTCTCACCCTGCAAGCGCGAGCAATTTTAGCCACGGCCGAGGTTTTGCTGTATGATGCCCTAGTGGATAGTCAAATCTTCTCCCTCGTGCCGAAAACCTGTGTTTTAGTCGATGTTGGCAAACGGGGGGGACAACCCGGGGCCGAGCAAAATCAGATTAATCGGATATTGGTTAATTATTGTCAAGAGGGAAAACGAGTTATTCGGCTCAAAAGTGGTGATCCGGGTGTTTTTGGGCGAGTATATCCTGAAATGTTAGCCTTAAAGCAGGCTGGCTGTGATTTTGAACTGATAACCGGTATTTCCTCCGCTTTAGCCGCTCCTTTATTGGCTGGAATTCCCCTGACCGAAAAGGATATTAGTCGCTGTTTTGCTGTCTTGAGCGCTCACGATCCCGAGTCTCTCGATTGGTCAGCTTTAGCTAAAATTGATACACTGGTGCTATTGATGGCCGGTCAGTCTTTAGGGCAAATTATCGAGAAATTATGCCAAAATGGGCGAAATATTCACGACTTGATCGCTATTATCCGCCAAGCGGGGCGCAAGGATCAACAAATTTGGCGCGGCACTTTAGAAAATATTCTCGCTCAAACTGCTGGGGTGTCCCTCTCACCCTCTATTATGGTCATTGGTCAAGTTGTGGATCTGGCGATTATGTCCTCTCCCCCACCCCTAGGCGGTAAAACAATTGTTATTACCCGTGCCGCCGAGCAAACGAGTCAATTTAGCGAAATTTTGCAAAATCAAGGCGCAGAAGTCCTAGAAATGCCCGCTTTAGAGATTCGTCCCCCCAACCGTTGGCAAGGTTTAGACGATGCCATCGGTCAGTTAAAAGAGTTTGATTGGCTGATTTTAACTTCTGCCAATGCTGTTAATTTTTTCTTTGATCGCTTGACATTTTGGGGAAAAGATGCTAGGGCTTTAGCGACCGTAAAAATCGCCGTGGTGGGCAAAAAAACCAGCCAAGTTTTACACTCACGCGGATTAAAGGCGGATTTTATCCCGGGGGATTTTGTCGCTGATGCCTTGGTAAACGAGTTTCCCGACCCGATTAGGGGGCAAAAATTCCTCTTTCCTCGCGTGGAAACGGGAGGGAGAGAGGTCTTGGTTAAGGAATTAACGGCCAAAGCAGGTCAGGTGACGGAAGTGGCCGCATATTATTCCGGATGTCCCGCGCACATGGATAGTCGCATCTGGGAAGCGTTTCGAGATGGAAAAGTCGATATAGTCACCTTTGCTAGTTCCAAAACCGTCCAGAATTTTTATCAGTTATTGCTGCAAGAAACGGGAGAATTATCGGTTAATTCTCTATTAGAAAAAGTTTGTCTTGCTTCTATCGGTCCGCAAACTTCAAAAACCTGTCAAGAGTTATTTGGTCGTGTTGATATCGAGGCGCGAGAATACACCCTAGAAGGGTTGACTAGCGCTTTAATCGAGTCGAGTAATCGATAA
- a CDS encoding phosphatidate cytidylyltransferase yields MTMPPNFSGLTMPWPRIVSAIFAIAFALGIIIVGGWYFTLGIGVIVFLGQLEYFRLVRAKGIEPAAKTTLVVSQLLLLTATMADPLTDAMFPLAGALICFYLLFQPKMATIADISTSILGLFYGGYLPSYWIRLRVGFSPESNPVAIASNLPLMGYWPESWMEPKLFPAALTVTFLAFGCIWAADIGAYVMGKWLGKTSLSLISPKKTVEGSFFGILGSIAVAELGAWYLDWPYWQLTGLFLGLLIGIVSLLGDLTESMMKRDAGVKDSGQLIPGHGGILDRTDSYVFTAPLVYYFVTLLLPLLR; encoded by the coding sequence ATGACAATGCCGCCTAATTTCTCTGGATTAACCATGCCTTGGCCACGCATTGTCAGCGCTATTTTTGCTATTGCCTTCGCACTGGGAATTATCATCGTTGGGGGTTGGTATTTCACCCTCGGCATCGGTGTTATCGTCTTTTTGGGACAATTAGAGTATTTTCGCTTAGTTCGCGCTAAAGGGATTGAACCGGCCGCTAAAACCACTCTCGTAGTTTCGCAATTATTACTACTGACGGCAACTATGGCGGACCCCCTCACCGATGCCATGTTTCCCCTGGCTGGGGCGTTAATTTGTTTTTATCTGCTCTTTCAGCCAAAAATGGCGACAATTGCCGACATTTCCACCTCAATTCTCGGTCTGTTTTACGGTGGTTACTTACCTAGTTATTGGATTCGTTTACGGGTCGGTTTTTCTCCTGAAAGTAATCCTGTGGCCATTGCCAGTAACTTACCCTTGATGGGATATTGGCCAGAATCGTGGATGGAACCGAAATTATTCCCGGCCGCTTTGACGGTGACTTTTCTAGCTTTCGGTTGCATTTGGGCTGCCGATATCGGAGCTTATGTCATGGGAAAATGGTTAGGGAAAACCAGTTTATCGCTGATTAGTCCCAAAAAAACCGTGGAAGGTTCCTTTTTTGGCATTTTAGGCAGTATAGCGGTGGCCGAGTTGGGTGCTTGGTATTTAGATTGGCCCTATTGGCAGCTGACGGGCTTATTTTTGGGCTTATTAATTGGTATTGTCAGTTTATTGGGCGATTTGACGGAATCGATGATGAAACGCGATGCCGGGGTCAAGGATTCCGGGCAGTTAATCCCCGGTCACGGTGGTATACTCGATCGCACTGATAGTTATGTGTTCACCGCTCCCCTAGTATATTATTTCGTCACTTTACTGCTGCCCTTGTTGCGCTAG